In Deltaproteobacteria bacterium, the sequence ATAGGCGGTCTTCGGGTACACTACCTAGACGAAGGACCCAAAGACGCAAAAGAAACCATTTTGTGTCTCCATAGCGAGCCCGCTTGGTCTTTTTTATACCGCAAGATGATTCCCACTTTTACGCAAGCAGGTTACCGAGTGGTTGCCCCCGACTTTGTCGGCTTTGGACGTTCCGACAAGCTCGTCCATATGCACGATTACTCTCATCACCTTCACACCAATACTTTGATCACACTCGTAGAGCATCTCGATTTAAACAACGTCACGATGGTGGTCCAAGATTGGGGCGGTACCACGGGGCTCACAAGTGTAGAAGCTCTCAAGAAGCGGGTTGAGCGGCTCGTGATTATGAATGCTGGGCTTCCGCCCCACTCTAATCGAATCGATACTCAACACATGAACAAAAGAAAGCTCGCGAAAAACCTTTCAGGACTTTTGATGTGGAAAGCGATGATGAAAGCCGCTGGCCAACGTATTCCCATTGGCCTGGTGTTTGCGGCAAGTTGCCCCAACATCTCTTCTGAGGCGATTAAGGGGTACAATGCACCCTTCCCAGATCTTCGTTACAAAGCAGGTGCTGCTTGGTGGCCTAAGATGGTTCCCTTAATGCAATCAGGGGAAGTGGCTGAGGCAACCTTGAAAGCCAAAGCGTTTCTTAAAAACTGGCACAAACCTGCGTTCATTCTATTTTCGAATCAGTGTCCGGTGAGCAGTTCACTCTATGATTATTTTCAAGCTTTGATTCCAGGTGTTGCTCATTACAAGCCAGGAATCATTCGCGGTGCTGGGCATTTTTTACAAGAAGATGCAGGCTATGAAATATCTCACAAGATCAATCACTTCGTTCAAACGACATAGACCAGTCTTCGAAACTGGCCTGCCGTTTTTGAGAGCGTGAGGTGCTTAAGCGGAGTAGGTCTATAAGCCGAGTTCTGTTTTTGTGTAATCATTCATCTAGGCGACAAATTACTCTGCCGCTCCAGCTGCCTACCCGAACCCTGACCACCGGATCAGTAGCATTTCGATTGCTCGAAACACGGGTCCCTATTTGGCATTGCTCCAGGTGGGGTTTACCTTGCCAGTGAACGTTGCCGCCACCGCGGTGCGCTCTTACCGCACCTTTTCACCGTGACCATCTCACACCCAAAGAGCGTTAAGGATGGCCGTTTTTTTTCTGTGGCACTTTCCGTCGAGTCGCCTCGCCTGGCCGTTAGCCAGCACCCTATCCTATCGAGCTCGGACTTTCCTCCCGCAATCCAATGGATTACCGGCGATTACCCGACCTACTCCGTTAAGCTAAGCTTTCTTTAGCAGAGAACTTTGAAAAGAAAAGGAAAAACCGACCAAGAATTACTTTGCTTCGTCGAGTGCTCGGTTTGCCTCGGCATCGGCCTCTTGGTTGAATTCCCGTCGCACATGCTTGGCTT encodes:
- a CDS encoding alpha/beta fold hydrolase; the protein is MPVTPDFLRTPESRFEDLSRLGYPFAPNYLEIGGLRVHYLDEGPKDAKETILCLHSEPAWSFLYRKMIPTFTQAGYRVVAPDFVGFGRSDKLVHMHDYSHHLHTNTLITLVEHLDLNNVTMVVQDWGGTTGLTSVEALKKRVERLVIMNAGLPPHSNRIDTQHMNKRKLAKNLSGLLMWKAMMKAAGQRIPIGLVFAASCPNISSEAIKGYNAPFPDLRYKAGAAWWPKMVPLMQSGEVAEATLKAKAFLKNWHKPAFILFSNQCPVSSSLYDYFQALIPGVAHYKPGIIRGAGHFLQEDAGYEISHKINHFVQTT